The proteins below come from a single Rosa rugosa chromosome 2, drRosRugo1.1, whole genome shotgun sequence genomic window:
- the LOC133733157 gene encoding probable inactive 2-oxoglutarate-dependent dioxygenase AOP2 isoform X2, with translation MGSDSQYQIPAIEFTMNSLEVDRGTDEWYHLCKKVREACENYGCFEIVYDKIPPQTKAETLSASRKLYSLPLETKKNNLTPNRYQGYVGPGVTAPLYEGFGFQEASNYESLRSFTEEIWSHDQFCTVLSMMKQLDELKDMIHLMILDSYGLEKSSNLIMVSKTVLRLHKYTTPPSGEYAMAASAHTDKTFSTILFDDQVSGLEVQTKDEQWAWSSCRMQSVKHRVMMCGEKERHSLISSALPIEGSIIKAQKELVDEDYPQILKDFDYTEFFNFICSSEGRAIDSQMQVYAFAGIGT, from the exons ATGGGTTCAGATTCTCAATACCAGATTCCGGCAATAGAATTCACAATGAATTCGCTTGAAGTGGACCGAGGAACTGATGAGTGGTACCATCTGTGCAAGAAGGTTCGAGAGGCTTGTGAAAATTATGGTTGCTTCGAAATTGTGTATGATAAGATACCTCCGCAGACAAAAGCCGAAACCCTTTCAGCTTCAAGGAAACTTTACAGCCTTCCACTTGAGACAAAGAAGAACAACCTTACCCCAAACCGTTACCAGGGTTACGTTGGACCGGGTGTCACTGCTCCCTTGTATGAAGGCTTTGGCTTTCAGGAAGCATCCAACTATGAATCCCTTAGAAGCTTCACAGAAGAAATATGGTCTCATGACCAGTTTTG CACTGTCCTTTCTATGATGAAGCAGCTGGATGAGCTGAAAGATATGATTCACTTGATGATTCTTGATAGCTATGGTTTGGAAAAATCATCAAATTTGATCATGGTGTCTAAGACGGTGCTACGGTTACATAAGTACACGACACCTCCTTCAGGGGAGTACGCGATGGCTGCCTCGGCTCACACTGACAAGACTTTTAGCACAATCCTTTTCGATGATCAAGTTTCAGGTCTTGAAGTTCAAACCAAGGACGAACAATGG GCATGGAGCAGTTGCAGAATGCAATCTGTGAAGCATCGGGTGATGATGTGTGGGGAAAAAGAACGACATTCCTTAATATCATCTGCACTTCCAATAGAGGGTTCCATCATCAAAGCACAAAAGGAGCTAGTAGATGAAGACTACCCACAAATTCTTAAAGATTTCGACTATACAGAATTTTTCAACTTCATCTGTTCATCAGAAGGAAGAGCCATTGACTCACAAATGCAAGTTTACGCATTTGCTGGAATTGGAACTTGA
- the LOC133733157 gene encoding probable inactive 2-oxoglutarate-dependent dioxygenase AOP2 isoform X3 — protein sequence MGSDSQYQIPAIEFTMNSLEVDRGTDEWYHLCKKVREACENYGCFEIVYDKIPPQTKAETLSASRKLYSLPLETKKNNLTPNRYQGYVGPGVTAPLYEGFGFQEASNYESLRSFTEEIWSHDQFCTVLSMMKQLDELKDMIHLMILDSYGLEKSSNLIMVSKTVLRLHKYTTPPSGEYAMAASAHTDKTFSTILFDDQVSGLEVQTKDEQWVKLPISPCSFIFVVGDFLMLSMGKLTTHNLQQMIQKFHTKFDNH from the exons ATGGGTTCAGATTCTCAATACCAGATTCCGGCAATAGAATTCACAATGAATTCGCTTGAAGTGGACCGAGGAACTGATGAGTGGTACCATCTGTGCAAGAAGGTTCGAGAGGCTTGTGAAAATTATGGTTGCTTCGAAATTGTGTATGATAAGATACCTCCGCAGACAAAAGCCGAAACCCTTTCAGCTTCAAGGAAACTTTACAGCCTTCCACTTGAGACAAAGAAGAACAACCTTACCCCAAACCGTTACCAGGGTTACGTTGGACCGGGTGTCACTGCTCCCTTGTATGAAGGCTTTGGCTTTCAGGAAGCATCCAACTATGAATCCCTTAGAAGCTTCACAGAAGAAATATGGTCTCATGACCAGTTTTG CACTGTCCTTTCTATGATGAAGCAGCTGGATGAGCTGAAAGATATGATTCACTTGATGATTCTTGATAGCTATGGTTTGGAAAAATCATCAAATTTGATCATGGTGTCTAAGACGGTGCTACGGTTACATAAGTACACGACACCTCCTTCAGGGGAGTACGCGATGGCTGCCTCGGCTCACACTGACAAGACTTTTAGCACAATCCTTTTCGATGATCAAGTTTCAGGTCTTGAAGTTCAAACCAAGGACGAACAATGGGTCAAGTTGCCTATATCTCCTTGCTCTTTCATCTTTGTTGTTGGAGACTTCCTCATG CTTTCTATGGGGAAATTGACCACACACAACTTACAACAGATGATTCAAAAGTTCCACACAAAGTTTGACAATCACTAA
- the LOC133733157 gene encoding probable inactive 2-oxoglutarate-dependent dioxygenase AOP2 isoform X1 yields the protein MGSDSQYQIPAIEFTMNSLEVDRGTDEWYHLCKKVREACENYGCFEIVYDKIPPQTKAETLSASRKLYSLPLETKKNNLTPNRYQGYVGPGVTAPLYEGFGFQEASNYESLRSFTEEIWSHDQFCTVLSMMKQLDELKDMIHLMILDSYGLEKSSNLIMVSKTVLRLHKYTTPPSGEYAMAASAHTDKTFSTILFDDQVSGLEVQTKDEQWVKLPISPCSFIFVVGDFLMAWSSCRMQSVKHRVMMCGEKERHSLISSALPIEGSIIKAQKELVDEDYPQILKDFDYTEFFNFICSSEGRAIDSQMQVYAFAGIGT from the exons ATGGGTTCAGATTCTCAATACCAGATTCCGGCAATAGAATTCACAATGAATTCGCTTGAAGTGGACCGAGGAACTGATGAGTGGTACCATCTGTGCAAGAAGGTTCGAGAGGCTTGTGAAAATTATGGTTGCTTCGAAATTGTGTATGATAAGATACCTCCGCAGACAAAAGCCGAAACCCTTTCAGCTTCAAGGAAACTTTACAGCCTTCCACTTGAGACAAAGAAGAACAACCTTACCCCAAACCGTTACCAGGGTTACGTTGGACCGGGTGTCACTGCTCCCTTGTATGAAGGCTTTGGCTTTCAGGAAGCATCCAACTATGAATCCCTTAGAAGCTTCACAGAAGAAATATGGTCTCATGACCAGTTTTG CACTGTCCTTTCTATGATGAAGCAGCTGGATGAGCTGAAAGATATGATTCACTTGATGATTCTTGATAGCTATGGTTTGGAAAAATCATCAAATTTGATCATGGTGTCTAAGACGGTGCTACGGTTACATAAGTACACGACACCTCCTTCAGGGGAGTACGCGATGGCTGCCTCGGCTCACACTGACAAGACTTTTAGCACAATCCTTTTCGATGATCAAGTTTCAGGTCTTGAAGTTCAAACCAAGGACGAACAATGGGTCAAGTTGCCTATATCTCCTTGCTCTTTCATCTTTGTTGTTGGAGACTTCCTCATG GCATGGAGCAGTTGCAGAATGCAATCTGTGAAGCATCGGGTGATGATGTGTGGGGAAAAAGAACGACATTCCTTAATATCATCTGCACTTCCAATAGAGGGTTCCATCATCAAAGCACAAAAGGAGCTAGTAGATGAAGACTACCCACAAATTCTTAAAGATTTCGACTATACAGAATTTTTCAACTTCATCTGTTCATCAGAAGGAAGAGCCATTGACTCACAAATGCAAGTTTACGCATTTGCTGGAATTGGAACTTGA